cactttttattttaATGCATTAAGTAGTATTTCTATGTTTTCGCCTTCAAACTGTTTTCCATTATCGGAAACTAGTTGCGCGGGGATTCCGAATCTACAAATGATATTCTCAAATATGAATGtgaatatatatatttatctCGAATATGCTGCACCGCTTTCACCTCTGCCCATTTTGTAAAATAATATGTTACTACTATTAAATATATCCTTTGCCTTGTTCCCAGTATAAATGGACCTACAATGTCTAACCACACACTTATTGATGAGTTCAGCGCCGCTTCTGGTGCATGGATTTTCTTTCCTTGACGTTGACATTCTTCGCACCGCCTCGATACTTCTTTCGCGTCTTCATGCATgtagggccagtaatatccttgtatCTTTGTTCTGTATTCCAAAGATTTGCCTCCACTATGGTTCCAAGCATCCCCGTAGTGTAATGCCTTCAAACTTTCTATCCCCTTTTTCGCGTTAAACATCTAAGCGATGGTCCAAGGAATGATCTTCGATATAATACACCGTCACTTAGTTCGCAGTTTTTCGCTTGACTCTTTAACTTGTGTGCCTCCGGTCTGTTTCTTGGGACTTCTCCCTTCTCCAAATATAAATGGAGTTGGGTTCTCCAGTATGTGTCTTTGTCCGCTTGCTCTTCTTCTGCACTTTCTACTATCATTACATCagcatattcttcttctttccttcttgATAGAGGGTGAAAATAGCATCTGTATCTTTATACACCTTGCGGTTGGATCTACCATCATAGATGGAATAAAAGCAAATGTGTGGGTTAATATATCATATTTTCTTGATATATGTCTTCAACTTATTTTTGGATTTTGTGTTGATAGCTCTGCGACAAGTTTCTTGTACTTTTGTAGGGATGGCTCATTCGTGCTATATGTCCCTTTTATTTAGCGGATAACtaattgtgagtcactagttattcgcgcatctTCTAACTTGATTTCAATTTCCAACTGCAACGCGTGCACCACCGCTTCATATTCGGTTTCATTATTGGTGGACGCGAACTCCAACCTGAATGAGTAAGCCATTCTCGCTCCTACTGGTgagataaaaaatattttgatttcATTGCCTTTTCCATTCGATGATCCATACACCAGTATCTCCCATCTACTATGATCTGTCAACAGGTCTCTAGGGTTCCCATGCTCTtcatctacatccatcatttcttccacaccttcatcttcttttgatgggaattctgccaagaaatctgtgATAACTTGCGACTTTGGtgagataatatttcatacttgatctcAAAGtgccctacttgtgcattccatctttcgattcttcctgatctttttgaatttttcattacTGACTCAATTGGTACTCTCGTTAATACCTTAATCTTTTGGGATTGAAAATAGATACGAAGCTTTTGTGTTGCATATACCAGTGGGaggattaacttttcaatctttgaataatttttATCTGCGGCATTATACGTTTTACTTATGTAGCATATCGGCTTTTCCACTCCTTGGTCCAAACGTAGCAGTACAACACTTAATGCGTGCGGTGTTGATGACAAATATATCAGCAATTCTTCTCATGGATCCGCTTTCTGCAGGATATATAAATTCATTAAGTGGTTCTTTATATTTTGAAGTGCTTTGTCACATTCATCTGTCCATTTGAACTTAGTCCCCTTTTTTAGGATGTTGAAGAAGTGTTTGCACTTATCTGATGAACGCGAAATAAACCTCCCCAATGATGCTAGAAGTccattcaatttttgtacatctttCACAGTCGCAGGTGTTGGCATATCACGAACCGCTTGTACCTTTTACGGGTCGACTTCTAttacttcttttgatacaatatatcctaagaattttccttaTGCTACTCCGAAAATGCACTTCTCTGGATTTATCTTGATGTTGAATTGCCGCATCTGCTCAAATATTTCTCTCTTGTTGTCAACATGATCTTCAGCTCTTTTACTTTTCACCAACATTTCATcgacgtatacttctaatgttgtatgtatccattttgcaaatactttttctaccattctttgatatgtcgcacctgcatttttcaaaccgaaaggcattTTTGTATAGCAATATAATCCTCTGGGTGTgaaaaaagcagtatgttcttgatcttctgcAGCCAGaggaatttgattataacctTTATATTCATGTATCAGTGATAACCTGTCATTTCCTGACGCCGCTTCAACCATCTGTGGTATAttcctcaacatcatcatcatcatacataTACCCGCATCATCGTACGCAGCAGCATCGTCATcgtcctcctcatcatcatcgtccTCCTCATCGTCATCGTCATAATCCTCATCGTCATCTCCATCATGTTCATATTCGTCTCCCACATGTCCGTCCGTATACATGTTCAACTGCATGTTCAAAGTCATCTGGGATTTGATCATTGTAATCTCCATAATAACCAAATGCTGCATCCATGTTTTGGCcaggaaatacttcttcttcAAAGTCGTTATCATCAAAATCTCCTTATGATGATGGAAGTATGACGTATTCCATATATGAACCCTCCAAACTAGACAAGTCCGCTGCCTGGCCTCCTCTACCAGGACGCGCAACAATGTGCTAACTTGACAAGATCCGTTCTTAGTTGTAGGtgcatttctagggttttcagaGATGACATAAATACACGACCATTATTGGTAGGTTCCGAAATCAGAACAGGAACAACTCTTCCCCAATCCATATCCCGACGTTAATGCTCAATAATCATGTTGTGTAAAATAAGACAACATTTCATAATTAGGTTCAAGTCAGATTATTGCCAACACTTACATGGTGATCCGACAATTCTGAACTTACCATGAAGCACTCCAAAAGCACgctcgacatcctttcttttagCCATTTGATACTTCTTGAATCTCACATACTCGGGAGTTTCTAATATCTTGATAAAAGCTGATACAGTTGTAGTCAACTTTGGATAGATACCATCGGCTAAGATATAACCCATATTGTATTAGTGACCATCAATGACATAATTTCATGGAGGTGCAACACCCTTTAGCATGTTATAAAAAAGGGGTGAGTGTGCCAACACATTCAAATCGTTGTTCGATCCAGGAattccaaaaaaagcatgccaaaaccacaaATTGTATGATGCCACCGCCTCTAATACCAAACTACTGTGTTTCTCTTTACCCCATAAGTTCCTTACCAAGCTACCGGACAATTCTTCCATGGCCATtgcatacaatcaacactacCAAGCATCCCAGGAAAACCTCGTTCCGCATTCTTATCTTGCAACCTCTGAACATCTTCAGGAGTGGGTTCACGCAAATATCTTTCTCCAAAAGTCATGCAAATGGTGTGACAAAATCTTTTTAGATATTTGTATATTGTAGTTGCACCAATACGAGTGTAATCATCAACTCTATCAGCTGCCGTACTTTTGCATAAAAATTTCATCACGACAACTAATTTCATATGCGGAGAATGCCCCATAGTACCTGTTGCATATGGACGTTGTTGCCATTCTGGATCAACTTCAAGCAATTTTCCTTACAATTTCTCGAATAAGTCTTCCCTCATGCCTATAAATTGTTCGAATTATCTTGAGGTATAACCAGTTCCAGACGTAAAATTATCATTCATCATTTTGGCATCATGCCACACTCAATGACGCGTTATTACACTATGTGGCTGTACATCCTAGGTATCGGTTGTCTAATAATACACAATTGTTCATCCAAACATAGTTGTGTAAACATTAGCAaagctttctcttcttcatctcactAGAGGTATCCAAATATATTCCATATTTAACTCTCACATAAGCATGCATTAGACTCATTATGTACCTTTGCAAACACATACATaaatacaagtcaatcaatgTTATACATCGATATAGTAGTTTACCAACATTTCATTCAACATAAATCAAGACACACaataattaatcatggatttttcacTAAATATATGTTCTAATTATATTATTGAATTGCATACTACAAACTTAACCAACCTAATAtcaacaatttcatcaaaatcaaattaatttgAAGCCTTAAAATTAGAATTACTCaccttagatgattttttggatgaaaTTCGAAATTGAAGAATGGATTTGTTTCACCTTGGAGTAACGATCAAACCCTTTTAATTTAATCCAAAGAATCATAATGAATCAATATGAAAATCGAAAGGGGATAAAAGgggtttgaaagggttttgagaAGTGGGAAATCCGAGCCAGTTTCTGATGACTTATACCTATAACACGGCTACTGAGTAACCGTATTGGTCAAGTATCCGTATGATACCATTCATATGGCTATTGAGTAGTCGTATCGTGTAGGGAAAGGAAAAGAGGGCACCATAGTGAAGTTTCCTTCCTTGTGCCATCCCTTACTTTtatttgagggatagggaagggatgcccTCTCCCATAGTGCTTGGTCTAAGCACTCTATAACCCCATAAAAATAAGAGGTGCCCGAAAAACCATTTCCAATACCAATAATTGGCTCAAGTACAAGATAACAAAATCCATGTATCATTAGGTCAGTCCATAAATTGTCTTCACATACATATGCTTCCAAAAGCAAGAAAACGGCCAGGCACAATTTATTAGGGCCTTGGGGAAACAATTCTTTTAGTTGGACACGGGTTAACCTTGCTATACGCTTTACGCATCTTTTACCTTAATTTGTTAGTATCACAACACATACATTACACCGACTAccacaattattttttttgatgcaaaaagaGATTTTATTAAAGAATTAAGAGATTACATTTTTATCCTGATCCACTCAATTTTGTAGTTATAATGGAAAATTAGaaagataaacaaaattataCTTAAGAGATCTTGCTCTTTTGGCAATCTTGTCAGCTACCCATTAGCATCCCTCTTAACAAAAACACACTGCCATTTGTTAAGTTTACTTAAGAAGTACTTGATATCTAAAACAATATACTGATTCATCCAATGAACATAGGAAGTTTGTTCACTGATGGATTTTATTAATACTTCACTATCAGACTCAAAAACAATTTCTCTGAACATCTTTGTGACTGCAAACTTGACAACTTCAAGCATAGACTTACACTCCAACTCTTCCACTTCAATGCCAGCTCTCATTCCTCCATCAAGATACTTTCCTTGGACCTTAATACAATCACCTGCAAAATCCCTTACAATTAGACCAATGCCTCCATGTAAAGAAACTTGAACAAAAGAAGcattaaaattgatttttaaaaaaTCATTTTCTGGAGGCTTCCAAGTCAACCTCTGCTCAGGACTATTCACAGTGGGATTATCAGTTGGTACTGCACTGGAAAGCTTATTAATACAATCAATTGACAAAAATATATTAGGTGAAACATTTTGAAACACTTTAGtacacctatctttccatatagtCCAGACAGAAGCCATTAGAACTTTGTTAATATATGATCTGTTGATCCCATTTCTAAAATTCAAATTAGAGCTAGTAGAAAACCAGGATAAAACCCAATTCCTAAAAGAGCCATGCTGTGACAAAACTGTACCTACATTGATATTTACAGCCAACCATATAGACCTAGCATAAGAGCAATTCAAAAAAAGATGATCACTAGTCTCTAAGGTTGGTTGCAGAGACTACAATGCACTTCTATATAATTTTTGTATCTTGAGATCTTATCTCTAGTAGGCACTATATTTCTAATGCATTTCCATATAAGTAGTTTTACTTTATGAGGCAATCTAATCTTCCAGAGAGTTTTCCAAACCTGTGAAGGGTTAGCTTGAGTACCTACAACAGAGTTAGGAGGTTTTGTCAAAACATGATAAATACTCTTAACAGAAAACTGACCCTTTCTATCTGATAACCAAATCAAAGTATCATCACCAATAGCAGGCATAGACATCGCTAAGATTTTATGTGTTGTATTTTCAGGAAAAAAATACTTAATCAGATGGATATGCCAATTcctagtttcactaataaaaagaTCAGCAACATGAATATAAGCCACAGAATTAACTAAACCTTCAGTAGGAGTAGGAGGTTTATCTAATCCAATCACCCAACAGtctaaccaaattttggttttagtgccACATCTAATAGTCTAAAAACTATTCTTCTTGATATATCAATGCATTTATATATACctctccaaatccaagagcaaCTCTCATTCAGTTTTTCCAAATGAAGTATACTACAATTCTTAAAAGATTTATCATTTAGTATCTTAACCCACAACTCATCATGTTCAGTTATAATTTTCCAGACAAGCTTACAAATCATAGCAATGTTAAAAGATTCTAAGTCCCTAAAACCTAATCCTCCCAGCTCTTTATCTTTATTAATGCTATCCCAAGCAATGAATTTTATGCCTTTACCTGATTCATGACCCCACCAAAAATTCATCTGCAAAGTATCAAGTTGATGAATCAAAGTTGAAGGAATTTTAAAACATCCCATTTGGTGGGTAGAGAGTTTAGAACATACTTGATTAAAGTTCATCTCCAGCTTGGTTTAGAGTAGTACTGACATAGTTGTTGAGTCTAGCACCGAAATATTGAACAATGGGGTCAAAAGATTTCAACTTAGAGTGACCTAACAACAGAGGGGCACCTATATATTTCTCAGAATCTGTAACAATGGACATATTTAAAGCTCCAGCAAGATAATCACATTCTTCAGGACTTAAATTCTTACTAAAGTACAAACAAGACTTATTAAAGCTGAGCATCTGACCTGACAAATTCCCAAAATTCTGCAGAATATTTAATATATGATCTATATGATGCATGTTAGCTTGACCAAATATGAGAATATCATATGCAAATAAAAAGTGTGAAATAGGGGGAGCTTTCGTATATACTTTAACTTCAACAATTGTTTTATTAGTTTCAGCATATAAAAGGGATCTATAAAGATACTCCATAGcaagaataaaaagataaggggataaaggatccccttgtCTAATACCCCTAGTAGGTTCAAATTGAATACAAGGAGATCCATTAAGAAGAACACTAATACTAGTTGTAGAAACACACTGCATAACAAGGTTGCAAAAATCCTTACTGAAACCAAACTTTTCTAAAACTTTATTCAAAAAATTCcattccaatctatcaaaagcctttgacagatCAAGTGTGAGAGCCATAGTACCAGGCATACCTTCTTTTTGTTTCATAGAATGAATCATTTCATGGGCAATAATAACATTGTCATGAATTGCTCTACCTGGAATAAAAGCAGCTTGATAAGGAGAGACcaatttcttaagaaaatgtTTAATTCTATTAGCCAAAAAATTTGACACAATTTTGTAAgtggcattacaaagcccaattGGACTAAACTCAGATGGCATTTTAGGACTCTTACACTTAGGGATGAGATAAATATAAGTCCAATTTAAACTTCTAGGAATATGACCACTCTGAAAAAACCTTTTGACAACATCAGTAATATCCTTACCAACTAGATGCTACTGAGTTTGATAAAAACCTGCTtgaaatccatctggaccaggtgaACTCTAAGCAGGCATATTTTTGACAACATTTTTAATTTCAATATCAGTAGGAACAGCATGCAGCATAAGATTATCAGATTCAATAATAATGGAAGGGATAACATCAAAATCAGCATCACAAAAAATAGGATTAGAAGAACTAGCAACATAACTGAAATGGCTAGTAAGCAGATTACTGATACTTTCCCTATCCCTATACCAATTACCATTAGCATCACAAAGAACACTAATATTATTAGTATGCTTCCTTTTATTGACCATAGTATGGAAATACGTACTGTTATTATCCATTTCTACACCTGTTTTATCCCTTGATTTTTCCTTATAGAATTCAGTCTGAATTTTGTACCAGTTTTCCAGATCATTAGTAATTTCTTTGGCTCTAGCATGTTGCATATTAGAAGTAGGACCATTTTGAACAGTTTCTAGCAAATTTTGCGGATTACTTATATTCTTTTGAATATCTCCAAACTCCATTCTATTCCATTGAGATAAAGTAATCCTAGCACtatgttgtttttgcttcaatCTATGAGATGGACTTCCTAAAATATCAATAGACCAAGAAAGATCGATTTTTTCATTAAAATTGCTATGCCCTAACCAAGTTATAAAGAACTTAAAAGGTCTCCATAAAGATTTAGGGATAGGATCAGTTATAAGCATAATGAGACAATGATTAGATGCAATAAAATTAAGATGTAACAACTTAGCATTGGAAAAATTTACGGACCAATCATTATTGCTAGGGATTTTTACAAATCTAGGCctgttttttttatggtttacaaAACTAAGTCTCTTTTTTAATTTCTTACAAAACTAGGCCTTATTTGACCAAAAtcgatggatggaaagttagcaccgttaaGTGGAAGTAAAAAGACTTATTAGTCCTTTGAATCGTTAATTTGAACCCAATTAGACGGGTTGACTCTGTACACGTGGACTCGGGTATTCCATGTGGACTTTGTACACGTCACCAATTCCAGATCCACATCAGCAACAGTGAACAGCTCAATCTTCACTGACCCATTAATCATAGCCATGAAAACTGTTTgcaaccaccaccaacacctgtTTGATATCAATAATATTACCACAACAATTCGTGCCTGCAATTCTGTCCACAATTGATgtggtttatagatagtggtaaaagtggttcgattctcagacttgcgaaggataaaatatagacttcaattctaaaactaaaatagaaaactcactaataattatatcaaatactgacaaagttgatatcaatattaaaagacaactgaggctaagattccactattttttcaagttcaaagtgatttaatccaatctttatatttatgcaattttctcattcaatttgattctaaaacattgcaacaagtagattttcaaaagaaataattgtaaatatcaagtatgaagcatcaaaagtctataaactaagcatacttcatcaaaatagatcacaatcactcaagtaaatatcatattcaattatagctcaaggcaaataatcataattgcaataaatagatgaaatagaatataccacttcttgttggaaaaatagcttcctctatcgcctcagcaatggggtttagctcctcatgttaatcacttgctcaagatacatgtttgttgctcaaaagttgattaaatagaagagaaggtatgaagcCACGTttttgtaacagttgtaattTTTGCAAAACGCACTGTTACAGAAAGCAGTGTTAcaaagaaatactaacagtaatagttgttggcaaatcgttacagtttgaaagaaaaggtgacggttctctgttcttcttcttcctctcgactgcaactcggctattcttctctgtgaatttttcttagctctgttctgtttctaaacttccctaaagtatgcgtaacccttctatgacctatccaaactccttttatagccaacaggtcgattgaatctcaagaaatcctcGATTATCTACGCGTTAACTTGGTTCTCCGAACTCTCAAGTACTCCCTGTAGACTGAATAAGGACTCAATTCATAACGTAAAATCCTTTGGTACTTccatacataaaccaaaatatccgaGAATACACGGAACTCCCTGTTATAAacggtaggactaatacccttaatgtctgttatagaccaccctaaagcttccttattatcttgaagtacttttactagccaactttcctgatcactatccaagttggcagcaataatcacaggtaaagtctcagatgggcctaagaacacatacttcaggttatctggtagtggtttgaggtccaacttagggggctcttctaaggaaggaactgaggtagtctcagaagctggtaatggttcgaacctagatttccatctatccgtgtctaacacaggggtagaatttAATAGAGCAGtcacttgttcaatggtactatcttcgccaaaatctaaaccaaaatgagatagacaactctctaatgggtcttcagacaagatgtttggtaatgactcctgaactaaggattctatcatattcacctcttcaacacatgtgtcatctagctcataaggtagcttactgacattaaaaatgttcatttcgatagtcatattaccaaaggataaattcatcacaccatttcgacagtttatgatcgcattagacgtagctaagaatgggcgacttaaaatcacatgtatttggttctctgggtcggggataggttgggtatctaggaccacgaaatacactggataaataaacttgtcgacctcaataagaacatcctcgataacacctagagaaattttgacagacctatcagctaactgcaatgttatctgagtaggtttcatttcaccaagtcctagctgtaagtacacatggtacggcagcaagttcacactggatcctaagtcaagtaaagctttttctacccggtgtttacctattgtacaagcaatggttggggaacctgggtctttatactttggagtggtagtgttctgaatgattgaacttacatgactagctaaaaaggctttcttatggacgctaagttttcgctttcgcgtacacatatccttaaggaacttggcataagcaggaattttcctaattgcatctaataaggaaggtttatggtaacttgcttaaaaacctccaatatgtcattaaagttagattccttctttgttgatgctaatagctggggaaatggggctctaggcacagaatcagacctcccagaaaccgaattggcatcatcggaaattttatcagtcccctcagttagtggtcctgagggatgagatcctgaggggtgaactacagtatgttcaatatcgggcatggttacctgattgtctaatactctaccactcctaagggttctaatagcattcaattgattcgatggttttgcacctacttcatgaactcgtCTAGGattgggggtagtctgactagggatccttccgttatctctcttaCTTAAGGTCTTagatatttggccgacttgaagttctagcttaacaaggctctgagcattagtttgaaagttctggttggtttcctgttgaaaacttaTTTGGctatgtgctaacatatcctgagtttttgctaacatcttaatagattcctctaagctagtcgttttgttttctgggcctgatgaattcttagtgtaaccaaaacctgggggagcattagaattactaaactgacattgactctggcccttagaccatgaaaggttcggatggtttctccaaccaggattataggtttctgaatatgggtcaaacttctgacggttatcatacctagtgttattatagagagcattgacttgctcttcattattctggccttcccaaaaaggctccaatctaccactagtgtgacccacttctaaagcttctaaccttttcgctataacaGCAATTTTGGTATTtgattcaaagcttccttctaccctattaacgtttcctctgcctagaagaattgttttctggggtaccctattgctttcccattgttgggtcttttcggcgatttcatgcaaatatgtcatcgcatcatcaactgtttggttttcaaacccagcTGTACACATcgactctactgtagttgtagtgggataatctaagccctcataaaggatctgaactaacctaacattttctaaaccatgatgaggacattgggctaataaatcattgaacctttccaaatacctatacaaagactctccctcttgttgcgaaaatgtgcagatttgcgtcctaatagacgatgttttgtgcctagggaaaaacttgttcaaaaaggcagacgtaagttgttcatatgtttcaattgattcggaagtcaaactatacatccacgacttggctttatcttttaaggacaaagggaataacctgagtttcaaagcatcatcatcaaggtttctaattttcagggtactacaaatttcctcaaagtccctaacatggaaacaggggttttcattatttttccctaaaaagattgggagcaactgtaaggttccaggattaagttcataatttgcttcagtttcaggtaacttgatacacgagggacgagtagtcctagtagggttcaacaaagctttcaaagttgccatttctggcgctattggactatcagggattttctcctcaaacggacgtttaAAAACGgaaaattgaggtaatcgagatgcttagaactactaggtttatatttaacaaatc
This DNA window, taken from Papaver somniferum cultivar HN1 chromosome 3, ASM357369v1, whole genome shotgun sequence, encodes the following:
- the LOC113359322 gene encoding uncharacterized protein LOC113359322 gives rise to the protein MASVWTIWKDRCTKVFQNVSPNIFLSIDCINKLSSAVPTDNPTVNSPEQRLTWKPPENDFLKINFNASFVQVSLHGGIGLIVRDFAGDCIKVQGKYLDGGMRAGIEVEELECKSMLEVVKFAVTKMFREIVFESDSEVLIKSISEQTSYVHWMNQYIVLDIKYFLSKLNKWQCVFVKRDANG